From Rhodospirillales bacterium, one genomic window encodes:
- a CDS encoding serine protease has protein sequence MTLFESSSRRGGHAVRPVPRAARLVALTAGMIAFTALSGAQARTAPDSFADLASELLPKVVNISTTQTVEGRGFEMPQLPPGSPFEDFFKEFFERNQGQQQQRPRRATSLGSGFVVDEAGFIATNNHVIQDADEITVIFHDGARLKAEVVGRDAKSDLAVLKVNPTGKLSATKFG, from the coding sequence ATGACCTTGTTCGAATCTTCAAGCCGGCGCGGCGGCCATGCCGTTCGCCCGGTTCCCCGCGCCGCACGCCTCGTCGCACTGACGGCGGGCATGATCGCGTTCACCGCGCTTTCGGGCGCCCAGGCGCGCACCGCGCCGGACAGCTTCGCCGACCTCGCGAGCGAACTGCTGCCCAAGGTGGTGAACATTTCCACCACCCAGACCGTCGAAGGACGCGGCTTCGAAATGCCGCAATTGCCGCCCGGCTCGCCATTCGAGGATTTCTTCAAGGAATTCTTCGAACGCAACCAGGGCCAGCAACAGCAGCGGCCACGGCGCGCGACGTCACTCGGCTCCGGCTTCGTGGTCGACGAGGCGGGCTTCATCGCCACCAATAACCATGTCATTCAGGACGCGGACGAAATCACCGTCATCTTCCACGACGGCGCCCGCCTCAAGGCCGAGGTGGTCGGGCGCGACGCCAAATCCGATCTTGCGGTACTGAAAGTCAACCCGACCGGCAAGCTGTCGGCGACCAAGTTCGG
- a CDS encoding protease modulator HflC has product MNRPILVILGIVAATLIVVASSAVFVVHQTQQAIVLQFGNPIRVVREPGIQVKLPFIQDVTYYDRRILDLDPPAQEVILSDQKRINVDAFARFRIVDPLEFRRRAVTLANFRQVFGGRLNSAIRSEVAKVDLQDMLTGKRAEVMDKIKGAVAGVAPEFGVEVVDVRIGRTDLPEATSQAVYNRMRSSRVAQAAQLRAEGEELKAKIQADADRQRTILIADAERTAQTLRGEGEGIRTQTLNRAFGKDPAFFELYRTLEAYQGALSDGTTMILTPDSEFFRYFGGAAGASGEPARRPQR; this is encoded by the coding sequence AGACGCAGCAGGCGATCGTGCTGCAGTTCGGCAATCCGATCCGCGTGGTGCGCGAGCCGGGAATCCAGGTCAAACTGCCGTTCATCCAGGACGTCACCTATTACGACCGCCGCATTCTCGATCTCGATCCGCCGGCGCAGGAAGTAATTCTTTCGGACCAGAAGCGGATCAACGTCGACGCCTTCGCGCGCTTTCGCATCGTCGATCCGCTCGAATTCCGCCGCCGCGCGGTGACGCTCGCCAATTTCCGCCAGGTGTTCGGCGGCCGGCTCAACTCGGCGATCCGTTCCGAGGTCGCCAAGGTCGATCTTCAGGACATGCTGACCGGCAAGCGCGCCGAGGTGATGGACAAGATCAAGGGCGCGGTCGCGGGCGTCGCGCCCGAATTCGGGGTCGAGGTGGTGGACGTGCGCATCGGCCGCACCGACCTGCCCGAGGCGACCAGCCAGGCGGTCTACAACCGCATGCGCTCCTCGCGGGTGGCCCAGGCCGCCCAACTGCGCGCCGAGGGCGAAGAGCTGAAGGCCAAGATCCAGGCCGATGCCGACCGCCAGCGCACCATTCTCATCGCGGACGCGGAGCGGACCGCCCAGACCTTGCGCGGCGAGGGGGAAGGCATCCGCACCCAGACCCTCAACCGCGCCTTCGGCAAGGACCCCGCGTTTTTCGAGCTCTACCGGACGCTGGAGGCCTACCAGGGCGCTCTCTCCGACGGCACGACCATGATTCTCACGCCCGATTCCGAGTTTTTCCGTTATTTCGGCGGCGCGGCCGGCGCCTCGGGCGAACCCGCGCGCAGGCCCCAGCGCTAG
- a CDS encoding DUF2065 domain-containing protein, with translation MIDLVAALGLAIAIEGILYALFPDGMRRMMARALELPPSAIRATGLAAAVLGVGLVWLARR, from the coding sequence ATGATCGACCTCGTGGCCGCGCTGGGGCTGGCGATCGCCATCGAGGGAATCCTCTACGCCCTTTTTCCGGACGGGATGCGCCGGATGATGGCACGCGCGCTCGAATTGCCGCCGAGCGCGATTCGCGCGACCGGGCTGGCCGCGGCGGTTTTGGGCGTCGGTTTGGTCTGGCTCGCGCGGCGGTGA